One Oryzias melastigma strain HK-1 unplaced genomic scaffold, ASM292280v2 sc00407, whole genome shotgun sequence genomic window carries:
- the LOC118598382 gene encoding NLR family CARD domain-containing protein 3-like — MMESLGKLAFERLQKGNLIFYESDLTECGIDIRAASVYSGVFTQIFREERGLYQDKVFCFIHLSVQEFLAALHVHLTFINSGLNLLKHKKKSKIFKLKQSSPVHFYQSAVNTALQSPNGHLDLFLRFLLGLSLQTNQSLLRGLMTQTGSSSQTNQETVQFIKENISEDLSAEKSINLFHCLNELNDRSLVEEIQQFLRSGRFSTDKLSPAQWSALVFILLSSEEDLEEFDLKKYSRSEEALLRMLPVIKASNKALLRDCNLSERSCAALSSVLSSQSSRLRDLDLSFNKLQDSGVKLLSAGLESPHCKLESLRSDFIQLFFQGRF, encoded by the exons atgatggagtctctgggaaaactggcttttgagcggctgcagaaaggaaacctgatcttctatgaatCCGACCTCACAGAGTGTGGCATCGATATCAGAGCAGCCTCAGTGTACTCaggagtgttcacacagatctttagagaggagagaggcctgtaccaggacaaggtgttctgcttcatccatctgagtgttcaggagtttctggctgctcttcatgtccACCTGACCTTCATCAACTCTGGACTCAACCTCttgaaacataagaaaaaatcaaagatctttaaactgaaacaaagcAGTCCAGTCCATTTCTACCAGAGTGCTGTGAATACGGCCTTACAGAGTCCAAACGGACACCTGGACTTgttcctccgcttcctcctgggtctttcaCTGCAGACCAATCAGAGTCTCCTACGAGGTCTGATgactcagacaggaagtagctcacagaccaatcaggaaacagtccagttcatcaAGGAGAACatcagtgaggatctgtctgcagagaaaagcatcaacctgttccactgtctgaatgaactgaatgatcgttctctagtggaggagatccaacagtTCCTGAGGTCAGGACGTTTCTCCACAGATaaactgtctcctgctcagtggtctgctctggtcttcatcttactgtcatcagaagaagatctggaagagtttgacctgaagaaatactctcgttcagaggaggctcttctGAGGATGCTGCCAGTGATCAAAGCCTCCAACAAAGCTCT actgagagactgtaatctgtcagagagaagctgtgcagctctgtcttcagttctcagctctcagtcctccagactcagagatctggatctgagtttcaacaagctgcaggattcaggagtgaagcttctgtctgctggactggagagtccacACTGTAAACTGGAGAGTCTCAGGTCAGATTTCATTCAACTATTTTTCCAG GGGCGGTTCTAG